Proteins encoded together in one Polaribacter reichenbachii window:
- a CDS encoding patatin-like phospholipase family protein: MKKALVISGGGSKGAFAGGVAQYLMKKENRDYDLFLGTSTGSLMVSHLALGMLDELKELYTNVNQETIFSNNPFTIRKVAGEKVVNINHFNTLINFIRGRKTFGESKNLRSLIKRKITKEMYHQIQNNDKEIVVTVSNLTANQIEYKSSKDCTYEDFCDWIWGSCNYVPFMSLLEKNNQQYADGGFGSLVPIREAILRGATEIDAIILETEVTQFNRIPSKNPFALLFDVFDFMLTHVERHNITIGKLAATNKNVKLNLYYTPTVLTTNSLVFDERLMRKWWKSGFKYAKSKREELMSEFRPDVLTDKEIEEGIDDVNNLNIKH, from the coding sequence AAGGAGCTTTTGCAGGTGGTGTAGCCCAGTATTTAATGAAAAAAGAAAATAGAGATTATGATTTGTTTTTAGGTACTTCTACAGGTAGTTTAATGGTTTCTCATTTGGCTTTAGGTATGTTAGATGAGTTAAAAGAGCTGTATACGAACGTAAATCAAGAAACAATTTTTAGTAATAATCCTTTTACTATAAGAAAAGTAGCAGGAGAAAAAGTGGTGAATATCAATCATTTTAATACATTAATTAATTTTATAAGAGGTAGAAAAACTTTTGGTGAGAGTAAAAATTTACGCAGTTTAATTAAGCGAAAAATTACCAAAGAAATGTATCATCAAATTCAGAATAACGATAAAGAAATTGTAGTTACTGTGTCTAATTTAACTGCAAATCAAATAGAATATAAATCGAGTAAAGATTGTACTTACGAAGATTTTTGTGATTGGATTTGGGGTTCTTGCAACTACGTGCCTTTTATGAGTTTGTTAGAAAAAAATAACCAACAATATGCAGATGGTGGTTTTGGCTCTTTAGTGCCAATTAGAGAAGCTATTTTAAGAGGAGCCACAGAAATTGATGCCATAATTTTAGAAACAGAAGTAACACAATTTAATAGAATACCTTCTAAAAATCCGTTTGCGCTTCTTTTCGATGTTTTTGATTTTATGCTAACACATGTAGAAAGACATAATATTACCATTGGTAAATTAGCTGCAACTAATAAAAACGTAAAGCTAAATTTATATTATACACCCACTGTTTTAACAACCAATTCTTTGGTTTTTGACGAAAGATTGATGCGAAAATGGTGGAAATCTGGTTTTAAATACGCAAAATCGAAACGAGAAGAATTAATGAGCGAATTTAGACCTGATGTTTTAACAGATAAAGAAATAGAAGAAGGTATTGATGATGTTAATAATTTAAACATTAAACACTAA